In Paenibacillus sp. G2S3, a single window of DNA contains:
- a CDS encoding response regulator transcription factor codes for MTRILIIEDEATIAQLEKDYFELNGFAVDICHTGSEGLGQALEGDYNLIIVDLQLPGIDGFELCRRIREAKEVPIFIVSAKKEEIDKLRAFNLGADDYITKPFSPSELVARAKAHLTRYERMLSKLEPMEKHEIQIRGVHIDKNSRRVFVRNQEVLFTAREFDVLVFLASHPNRVFSKDDLFERIWGMDSSGDIATVTVHIRKIREKLEADPSNPQYIETVWGAGYRFTV; via the coding sequence ATGACACGGATTCTGATTATTGAAGATGAGGCAACGATAGCACAATTGGAAAAAGATTATTTTGAGCTGAATGGTTTTGCCGTGGATATATGTCATACAGGTTCTGAGGGGCTTGGGCAGGCTCTTGAAGGGGATTACAATCTTATTATCGTAGATTTGCAGTTACCTGGCATCGATGGCTTTGAATTATGCCGCCGTATTAGGGAGGCTAAGGAAGTGCCGATCTTTATCGTATCTGCGAAAAAAGAGGAGATCGATAAGCTTCGGGCGTTTAATCTCGGAGCGGATGATTATATTACGAAGCCCTTTAGTCCAAGTGAATTAGTGGCAAGAGCTAAGGCGCACCTAACAAGATATGAACGCATGCTCAGTAAGCTAGAGCCAATGGAGAAGCATGAGATTCAAATCCGTGGAGTTCATATCGATAAAAATTCCCGAAGGGTGTTTGTACGTAATCAGGAGGTTTTGTTTACCGCGCGGGAGTTCGATGTTCTGGTCTTTTTAGCGAGTCATCCGAATCGGGTGTTTAGCAAAGATGATCTATTCGAACGGATCTGGGGGATGGACTCCAGCGGGGATATCGCAACGGTTACAGTTCATATTCGCAAAATACGGGAGAAGCTGGAAGCGGACCCTTCGAATCCACAGTATATTGAAACAGTGTGGGGTGCGGGATACCGATTTACGGTGTAA
- a CDS encoding HAMP domain-containing sensor histidine kinase codes for MSIRIKLLLSYTGMLVVSLLIIVMTAALFTIASTGDIHSLRDFYKVHYQLNPLSEQEESIFLELKYLAKHDPDELQNKDLLLEYDFKLKTEKAGLFVRRVNDPVFESRTFNQPELKDALPPYDLNNYQIRNTFNIKERFYGYAKFDFKYSDGAKGSVFVIKEHSPFAELTRRLLPIFSLILIGVLVVANVLLYRWITRSVIKPLNKLRDSAERIQEGDLQFELNLQSKDEIGELNKAFETMRQRLQESVNLRLQYEENRKELISNISHDLRTPITNIKGFIEGIRDGVANTPEKMDMYVDIIYNKTIGMDKLVDELFLYSKLDLNQVPFSFEAVDIIAFLEDCIEEMRYHNENKGVSFQLDDNNSERIEVIADLDKLKRVLLNVIGNALKYMDKSSPLIRFSLQVDSEWVTVEVKDNGMGIDTEALPHIFERFYRAEPSRNLSTGGSGLGLAIARQIIEGHGGSIWMESEPGVGSSLFFTLKRTTDEGGFHSHDTDSDY; via the coding sequence GTGTCGATTCGGATAAAATTACTGTTATCTTATACGGGAATGCTAGTCGTTAGTTTACTTATCATCGTAATGACGGCAGCTTTATTTACAATTGCATCAACTGGAGATATTCATAGTCTTCGGGATTTTTATAAAGTGCACTATCAATTAAATCCGTTGTCGGAGCAAGAAGAGTCGATTTTTTTAGAATTAAAGTATTTAGCCAAGCATGACCCGGATGAATTGCAGAACAAGGATTTGTTACTGGAATATGATTTTAAGCTAAAGACAGAGAAAGCGGGACTATTTGTAAGGCGAGTGAATGACCCTGTGTTTGAATCACGCACCTTCAATCAACCTGAATTAAAGGATGCTTTACCTCCTTACGATCTCAATAACTATCAGATTCGTAACACGTTTAATATTAAAGAAAGATTTTATGGCTATGCCAAATTTGACTTTAAATATTCGGATGGGGCGAAAGGCAGTGTTTTCGTCATCAAAGAGCATAGTCCTTTTGCGGAACTCACACGGAGGCTGCTACCGATCTTTTCATTGATATTAATTGGCGTTCTTGTGGTTGCGAATGTGCTATTATATCGCTGGATTACACGAAGTGTTATTAAGCCACTGAACAAGTTAAGGGATTCCGCAGAACGAATTCAAGAGGGTGACCTTCAATTTGAACTTAACCTGCAATCCAAAGATGAGATTGGGGAGTTAAATAAAGCGTTTGAGACGATGAGACAGAGGTTACAAGAGTCAGTGAACCTTCGTCTGCAATATGAGGAGAATCGGAAAGAATTAATCTCAAATATTTCACATGATTTACGTACTCCGATTACGAATATTAAAGGGTTTATTGAAGGCATACGAGATGGTGTCGCCAATACACCCGAGAAGATGGACATGTACGTCGACATTATTTATAACAAAACCATTGGAATGGATAAATTGGTTGATGAATTGTTCCTATATTCCAAGCTGGATTTGAATCAGGTCCCATTTTCGTTCGAAGCAGTGGATATTATTGCATTCCTTGAGGATTGTATCGAAGAGATGCGCTACCATAACGAAAATAAAGGAGTTTCTTTTCAGCTAGACGACAATAATTCCGAACGTATTGAGGTTATAGCAGATTTGGATAAATTAAAACGGGTATTACTGAACGTAATTGGAAATGCGCTGAAATATATGGACAAGTCGAGTCCTTTAATCCGTTTTTCTCTACAAGTGGATAGTGAGTGGGTGACTGTAGAAGTGAAGGATAATGGAATGGGTATTGATACTGAAGCTCTTCCACATATCTTTGAACGGTTTTATCGTGCAGAACCTTCTCGGAACCTATCGACAGGCGGTAGTGGACTTGGTCTTGCGATCGCTCGTCAGATTATTGAAGGGCATGGTGGATCGATATGGATGGAAAGTGAACCAGGTGTGGGATCAAGCCTGTTCTTTACTTTAAAGCGAACGACCGACGAAGGAGGATTTCATTCGCATGACACGGATTCTGATTATTGA